In Gasterosteus aculeatus chromosome 15, fGasAcu3.hap1.1, whole genome shotgun sequence, a single genomic region encodes these proteins:
- the LOC120833428 gene encoding homeobox protein SIX6 codes for MFQLPILNFSPQQVAGVCETLEESGDVERLGRFLWSLPVAPAACEVLNKNESVLRARAVVAFHTGNFRELYHILENHKFTKESHTKLQALWLEAHYQEAEKLRGRPLGPVDKYRVRKKFPLPRTIWDGEQKTHCFKERTRHLLREWYLQDPYPNPSKKRELAQATGLTPTQVGNWFKNRRQRDRAAAAKNRLQQQVLSGGSVRSLADDDGTVDRLGNSSSPEASLSSKAAASAISITSSDSECDI; via the exons ATGTTTCAGCTGCCCATCTTGAATTTCAGCCCCCAGCAGGTCGCCGGGGTCTGCGAGACTCTGGAGGAGAGCGGGGATGTCGAGCGCCTCGGCCGCTTCCTCTGGTCGCTGCCCGTCGCGCCGGCGGCCTGCGAGGTCCTCAACAAGAACGAGTCGGTGTTGAGGGCCCGGGCGGTCGTCGCCTTCCACACCGGCAATTTCCGTGAACTCTACCACATCCTGGAGAACCACAAGTTCACCAAAGAGTCGCACACGAAGCTGCAGGCGCTTTGGCTCGAAGCGCACTACCAGGAGGCGGAGAAGCTGCGGGGACGCCCGCTGGGGCCGGTGGACAAATACAGGGTGCGGAAGAAGTTCCCCCTACCGAGAACCATATGGGACGGAGAGCAGAAGACCCATTGCTTCAAGGAGAGAACCCGGCACTTGTTAAGAGAATGGTACTTGCAGGATCCTTACCCAAACCCTAGTAAAAAGAGGGAGCTTGCACAGGCTACTGGACTTACACCCACACAAGTAGGAAACTGGTTCAAAAATCGCAGACAAAGAGACCGAGCAGCGGCTGCGAAGAACAG ACTCCAGCAGCAGGTCCTGTCCGGCGGCTCGGTTCGATCCCTGGCGGACGACGACGGCACCGTGGACCGCCTGGGGAACTCATCCAGTCCGGAGGCGAGTCTGTCCAGCAAAGCAGCCGCCTCGGCcatctccatcacctccagcGACAGTGAATGTGACATCTGA